From Haloarcula hispanica ATCC 33960, the proteins below share one genomic window:
- a CDS encoding HTH domain-containing protein yields the protein MSDTIPTPHIELYVRSMLPDGAHERQEAVIDRLQTLDENDHIDGFNVIVWGKQIAPQSAAARTEEGTYILNRVAEFKQWALTNNVSLDSFYQDTTVDSEVAESAYDTMALPVMGLAEYDGNELVHVAPCTKGDVVHTIMDRLERLEAGQPPALDQERGGVSVV from the coding sequence ATGAGTGATACTATCCCGACACCTCACATCGAGCTGTACGTTCGGTCGATGCTGCCCGACGGCGCACACGAACGACAGGAGGCGGTCATCGACCGTCTCCAGACGCTCGACGAGAACGACCACATCGACGGGTTCAACGTCATCGTTTGGGGCAAGCAGATCGCACCCCAGTCGGCCGCCGCACGGACGGAGGAAGGCACGTACATCCTGAACCGCGTCGCCGAGTTCAAGCAGTGGGCGCTGACCAACAACGTCTCGCTGGACTCCTTCTATCAGGACACGACCGTTGACTCAGAAGTGGCGGAATCGGCGTACGACACCATGGCGCTACCAGTCATGGGGCTGGCTGAGTACGACGGCAACGAACTCGTCCACGTCGCACCCTGTACGAAAGGCGATGTCGTCCACACGATTATGGACCGGCTCGAACGCCTCGAAGCGGGCCAGCCACCCGCCCTCGATCAGGAGCGCGGCGGCGTGAGCGTCGTCTAA
- a CDS encoding lycopene cyclase domain-containing protein: MLPDIGVFGPYTYLATEVVWGSIALVLLWRANALRMAAKTIVVLYPIAYVWDWYTLTVGVFAIKLRTGVDLLGIPIEEHIFMIVVPALILGIHENLHGLSSGSNAE, from the coding sequence ATGCTGCCCGACATCGGCGTCTTCGGTCCCTACACCTATCTGGCCACAGAGGTGGTCTGGGGGAGTATTGCCCTCGTGCTGCTCTGGCGTGCGAACGCCCTCCGGATGGCGGCCAAGACCATCGTCGTGCTCTATCCGATTGCCTACGTCTGGGACTGGTACACCCTCACCGTCGGTGTCTTCGCGATCAAACTCCGGACCGGTGTCGACCTGCTCGGGATTCCCATCGAAGAGCACATCTTCATGATCGTGGTTCCCGCACTCATTCTCGGCATCCACGAGAACCTCCACGGTCTTTCGTCCGGGTCAAACGCCGAATAG
- a CDS encoding CBS domain-containing protein encodes MDIADIATREFVEVDANKRLGKVRSIFERENPKGIIVTEDGDYAGVITQKQLVQSHVEDNAKAGAMTRSAPKVERTDDVREVARVLVEGGVKLAPVFEADELWGIVTEDDILDAVLDNLDALSVEDIYTRDVITVSEDTNVGQVVNLLRKHGISRLPVLGDDDGLTGMVTRHDIVDVVVRDMNKTTRGDRSGEIERVLDMPVYDVMSSPVETAKLGDSVEDAVARMLENDFAGLVVTPEDDDTHVAGILTKTDVLRALTYTEEEHMDVQITNIKLLDTISRADIRADIEAVADKYGAMQVQHAHVRFHEHKEKLRGTPLIQCQIRLRTNKGQAAGSGEGYGAETAFNVALDKLERNVLELKGVQADEEYRGQLLRKLGEL; translated from the coding sequence ATGGATATTGCTGATATCGCCACCAGAGAGTTTGTCGAGGTTGACGCCAACAAGCGCCTGGGGAAAGTCCGGTCTATCTTCGAACGCGAGAACCCTAAGGGCATTATCGTCACGGAAGACGGTGACTACGCTGGCGTTATCACGCAGAAACAGCTGGTCCAGTCCCACGTCGAGGACAACGCGAAAGCGGGGGCGATGACGCGCTCGGCACCGAAAGTCGAGCGCACCGACGACGTGCGCGAGGTCGCGCGCGTCTTGGTCGAGGGTGGAGTCAAGCTCGCGCCGGTGTTCGAGGCGGACGAGCTCTGGGGTATCGTCACCGAAGACGATATCCTCGACGCGGTTCTCGACAACCTCGACGCGCTGAGCGTCGAGGACATCTACACGCGAGATGTCATCACGGTGTCCGAAGACACCAACGTCGGGCAAGTCGTGAATCTCCTCCGGAAACACGGCATCTCCCGGCTGCCGGTGCTCGGTGACGACGACGGCCTGACCGGAATGGTCACGCGCCACGACATCGTCGACGTCGTCGTCCGGGACATGAACAAGACGACGCGGGGCGACCGCTCCGGCGAGATCGAGCGCGTGCTCGACATGCCCGTCTACGACGTGATGAGCAGTCCGGTAGAGACGGCGAAGCTCGGCGACTCCGTCGAGGACGCCGTCGCGCGGATGCTCGAAAACGACTTCGCCGGGCTCGTCGTCACGCCGGAAGACGATGACACCCACGTCGCCGGCATCCTCACGAAAACCGACGTGCTCCGCGCGCTGACCTACACCGAGGAGGAACACATGGACGTTCAGATTACGAACATCAAACTGCTGGACACCATCTCCCGCGCGGACATCCGGGCCGACATCGAGGCGGTCGCGGACAAGTACGGGGCGATGCAGGTCCAGCACGCCCACGTCCGGTTCCACGAGCACAAGGAGAAACTCCGTGGCACGCCGCTCATCCAGTGTCAGATCCGCCTGCGGACCAACAAGGGCCAGGCGGCCGGCTCCGGCGAAGGCTACGGCGCTGAAACCGCGTTCAACGTCGCGCTCGACAAGCTAGAGCGCAACGTCCTCGAACTGAAAGGCGTCCAGGCCGACGAGGAGTACCGCGGCCAACTCCTCCGTAAGCTCGGCGAACTATAA
- a CDS encoding NADP-dependent oxidoreductase, translating to MSNTNRVYRLAKRPEGTPDHDTFELSEEEIPEPGPGEVLIKTLYLSVDPYMRDRMRDSESYEEPWDVGDALRGAVVGEVVESNGARFDEGDVVTGELEWAEYATAPGPVLTEVNPELAPISTALGVLGMPGLTAYFGTRDVAQPSAGDTFVVTGAAGAVGSVAGQLAKLQGARVVGFAGSDEKVSFLEDELGFDEGINYKTTDDYRAALDEVAPDGVDAYFDNVGGPITDAVFTRLNTDARVAVCGQISLYNSEEVPMGPRKLTQVIQSRATVEGLLVSDFEPRFEEATKQLGQWVASGDISYRETVTEGIENAPDAFLGLFEGENIGKQLVQVAER from the coding sequence ATGTCGAACACTAACCGCGTTTACAGGCTAGCAAAGCGGCCCGAAGGGACTCCCGACCACGATACGTTCGAGCTTTCCGAGGAAGAGATCCCGGAACCGGGGCCTGGCGAGGTGCTCATCAAGACGCTGTACCTCTCTGTGGACCCGTATATGCGCGACCGGATGCGCGACAGCGAATCGTACGAGGAGCCGTGGGACGTGGGCGACGCGCTCCGCGGTGCAGTCGTCGGTGAGGTCGTCGAATCCAACGGTGCGCGGTTTGACGAGGGCGACGTCGTCACCGGCGAGCTAGAGTGGGCGGAGTACGCCACGGCACCCGGACCGGTACTGACAGAGGTCAATCCGGAACTCGCACCGATCTCGACGGCACTCGGCGTTCTGGGGATGCCGGGCCTGACAGCGTACTTCGGCACCCGAGACGTGGCACAGCCCTCGGCCGGCGACACGTTCGTCGTCACCGGGGCTGCCGGGGCCGTCGGCTCCGTGGCGGGTCAGCTCGCCAAGCTGCAGGGCGCACGCGTCGTCGGCTTCGCCGGCTCCGACGAGAAGGTCTCGTTCCTCGAAGACGAGCTGGGCTTCGACGAGGGGATCAACTACAAGACGACCGACGATTATCGGGCCGCGCTGGACGAGGTCGCGCCGGACGGCGTCGACGCCTACTTCGACAACGTCGGCGGACCGATTACCGACGCGGTGTTCACGCGACTCAACACCGACGCGCGCGTCGCCGTCTGCGGACAGATCTCGCTGTACAACAGCGAGGAAGTCCCGATGGGGCCGCGCAAGCTGACCCAGGTCATCCAGTCCCGGGCGACCGTCGAAGGGCTTCTCGTCTCCGACTTCGAGCCGCGGTTCGAGGAAGCGACGAAGCAGCTCGGTCAGTGGGTCGCCTCGGGCGACATCTCCTACCGAGAAACCGTCACCGAAGGCATCGAGAACGCGCCCGACGCGTTCCTCGGGCTGTTCGAGGGCGAGAACATCGGCAAGCAGCTCGTGCAGGTCGCCGAGCGATAG
- a CDS encoding CDC48 family AAA ATPase: protein MNEVQLEVAKAYPNDSGRGIARLDPDTLLHLKLSPGDIIEIEGSDTTAAKVWRADRQDWNTDTVRIDGFTRQNADVGIGERVTIRKAEAEKADKLVLAPPEEASVQFGSDAAGMVKRQILKRPVVERDIVPVMSSTNHPFMRSPGQAIPLIAVETEPEGVCLITEDTEVELREEPISGFEKTGGGITYEDIGGLQNEIQRVREMVELPMKHPQIFKKLGIEPPQGVLLHGPPGTGKTLLAKAVANETSASFFSIAGPEIISKYYGESEQQLREIFEDASEESPSIIFIDELDSIAPKREDVTGEVERRVVAQLLTMMDGLESRGQVIVIAATNRVDSVDPALRRPGRFDREIEIGVPDEVGREEILQIHTRGMPLSDDVNLAKLATDTHGFVGADIESLTKEAAMKALRRYLPEIDLDEEDIPPSLIDRMIIKRDDFKGALNEVSPSAMREVLVELPKMSWDNVGGLSGPKEQVQEAVEWPMNSPEKFERMGVTPPSGVLLYGPPGTGKTLMAKAVANETDANFISVRGPQLLSKWVGESEKAIRQTFRKARQVAPTIIFFDELDSLAPGRGGEMGSNVSERVVNQLLTELDGLEEMEDVMVIGATNRPDMIDPALIRSGRFDRLVMIGEPDVEGREQILKIHTDDTPLSPDVSLRELAEVSDGFVGSDLESIAREAAIEALREDDDAEEVEMRHFRQAMDSVRPTITDDIREYYEQMEEEFRGGSSPQRQAGTGGRIGFQ from the coding sequence ATGAACGAAGTTCAATTGGAAGTGGCGAAGGCGTACCCGAACGACTCGGGACGCGGTATCGCCAGACTCGACCCCGATACGTTGTTGCATCTCAAGCTCTCCCCCGGAGACATCATCGAGATAGAGGGGAGCGACACGACCGCGGCCAAGGTGTGGCGGGCCGACCGGCAGGACTGGAACACTGACACTGTTCGCATCGACGGCTTCACGCGCCAGAATGCTGACGTGGGTATTGGTGAGCGCGTCACAATCCGGAAGGCCGAGGCCGAGAAGGCCGACAAGCTCGTTCTCGCGCCGCCCGAGGAAGCGTCGGTCCAGTTCGGCTCCGACGCCGCTGGCATGGTTAAGCGGCAGATATTGAAACGGCCGGTCGTCGAGCGCGACATCGTCCCGGTGATGTCCTCGACGAACCACCCGTTCATGCGCTCGCCCGGACAGGCCATCCCGCTCATCGCCGTCGAGACCGAGCCCGAGGGCGTCTGTCTCATCACCGAAGACACCGAGGTGGAACTCCGCGAGGAACCGATCTCCGGCTTCGAGAAGACCGGCGGTGGCATCACCTACGAGGACATCGGCGGCCTGCAAAACGAGATCCAGCGGGTGCGAGAGATGGTCGAATTGCCGATGAAACACCCCCAGATCTTCAAGAAGCTCGGCATCGAGCCGCCACAGGGGGTCCTGTTGCATGGGCCGCCCGGAACCGGGAAGACGCTGCTTGCGAAGGCCGTCGCCAATGAAACCTCTGCCAGTTTCTTCTCTATCGCCGGCCCCGAGATAATCTCGAAGTACTACGGGGAAAGCGAACAGCAGTTACGCGAGATATTCGAGGACGCGAGCGAGGAATCGCCCTCGATCATCTTCATCGACGAGCTGGACTCCATCGCGCCCAAGCGTGAGGACGTGACCGGCGAGGTCGAGCGCCGGGTCGTCGCCCAGCTGCTGACGATGATGGACGGCCTCGAATCGCGGGGGCAGGTCATCGTCATCGCCGCGACGAACCGCGTCGACAGCGTGGACCCGGCGCTGCGTCGCCCGGGCCGCTTCGACCGCGAGATCGAGATCGGCGTCCCGGACGAAGTCGGTCGCGAGGAGATCCTCCAGATTCACACCCGCGGCATGCCACTGTCCGATGACGTGAATCTGGCGAAGCTGGCGACGGACACGCACGGCTTCGTCGGAGCCGACATCGAGAGTCTCACGAAGGAGGCCGCGATGAAGGCGCTCCGGCGCTACCTTCCCGAGATCGATCTGGACGAGGAGGACATCCCGCCGAGCCTCATCGACCGGATGATCATCAAGCGGGACGACTTCAAGGGCGCACTCAACGAGGTGAGTCCGTCGGCGATGCGGGAGGTGCTGGTCGAGCTCCCGAAGATGTCCTGGGACAACGTCGGCGGCCTCAGCGGCCCCAAAGAGCAGGTCCAGGAGGCCGTCGAGTGGCCGATGAACTCCCCGGAGAAGTTCGAGCGCATGGGCGTGACGCCGCCCTCGGGGGTGTTGCTGTACGGCCCGCCCGGCACCGGAAAGACGCTCATGGCGAAAGCCGTCGCCAACGAGACCGACGCGAACTTTATCTCAGTCCGTGGCCCGCAACTGCTCTCGAAGTGGGTCGGCGAGAGCGAGAAGGCCATCCGGCAGACGTTCCGGAAGGCCCGCCAGGTCGCCCCGACCATCATCTTCTTCGACGAACTCGACTCGCTGGCACCGGGTCGGGGCGGCGAGATGGGATCGAACGTCTCCGAGCGCGTCGTCAATCAGCTCCTGACCGAACTCGACGGGCTCGAAGAGATGGAGGACGTGATGGTCATCGGCGCGACCAACCGGCCGGACATGATCGACCCGGCGCTCATCCGCTCGGGCCGGTTCGACCGCCTGGTGATGATCGGCGAGCCCGACGTCGAGGGCCGCGAGCAAATCCTGAAAATTCACACGGACGACACGCCGCTGTCGCCCGACGTGAGCCTGCGCGAACTGGCCGAAGTCAGCGACGGGTTCGTCGGGTCGGACCTCGAATCCATCGCCCGCGAAGCCGCCATCGAGGCGCTCCGCGAGGACGACGACGCGGAGGAAGTCGAGATGCGTCACTTCCGGCAGGCGATGGACAGCGTGCGGCCAACCATCACCGACGACATCCGGGAGTACTACGAGCAGATGGAAGAGGAGTTCAGAGGCGGTTCCAGTCCGCAGCGCCAGGCCGGGACCGGCGGCCGGATCGGCTTCCAGTAA
- a CDS encoding universal stress protein, whose protein sequence is MVFLVPFDGSPLADAALDRAVSYAAALGEDVVAVAFIPTGADYAERRRRVDPTEDFAAETAADDLRRKIEEATDDSELRYDDVSAHSTSELSTTIRQTARDVDASVVFLGSDDTEDIVVPIGEVTDGEAYDVHIVRRT, encoded by the coding sequence ATGGTATTTCTCGTTCCCTTCGACGGGTCACCGCTCGCAGACGCCGCGCTCGACCGTGCTGTTTCCTACGCCGCGGCCCTCGGCGAGGACGTCGTCGCCGTCGCGTTCATCCCGACCGGGGCCGACTACGCCGAGCGACGCCGTCGCGTCGACCCGACCGAGGACTTCGCCGCCGAAACTGCCGCGGACGACCTCCGGCGCAAAATCGAGGAGGCGACCGACGACTCCGAACTCCGGTACGACGACGTGAGCGCCCACTCCACCAGCGAACTGTCGACGACGATCAGACAGACTGCCCGCGACGTCGACGCCAGCGTCGTGTTCCTCGGCAGCGACGACACGGAGGACATCGTCGTCCCTATCGGCGAGGTCACGGACGGCGAGGCCTACGACGTCCATATCGTCCGACGGACCTGA
- the larC gene encoding nickel pincer cofactor biosynthesis protein LarC encodes MRTLAFDGRMGAAGDMLLGALLAAGADREALSPVEDALAIEYAVSEVDRCGIAATRVEVLLTDAETDSDESHDNSGGDAGHSHEHTHGDGHDHPHSHSHEHTHDDGHDHTPAEGHGPSRTYAEVVELVEEMDLPKAVRTDALAIFEILGEAEASVHGTDLDDTHFHEVGADDAIADIVGACLLLDDLDAERVVTTPLATGGGSVEMSHGTYPVPTPAVVEIAERADWSLQGGPIDRELLTPTGAAILAHVADGTESLPSLDIDASGYGAGGWDLDDRPNVLRAMVGDGAGRLRRDEITVLETNVDDVPPEVLGDLQRSLAEVGARDVSIVPTTMKKSRPGHIVKVICRPEDAERVARRLAEATGTLGVRESGAGHRWVADREYETVVVSVDGEEFEVTVKIASDTDGTVFDVSTEYDDAAAVADATGLPVREVMQRAERMVSR; translated from the coding sequence ATGCGAACACTCGCTTTCGACGGCCGGATGGGCGCAGCCGGCGATATGCTTCTGGGGGCGCTACTGGCTGCCGGGGCCGACCGCGAAGCCCTGTCACCGGTCGAGGACGCACTCGCTATCGAGTACGCCGTCTCCGAAGTGGACCGATGCGGCATCGCCGCCACGCGCGTCGAGGTACTGCTGACCGACGCCGAGACCGATAGCGACGAGTCTCACGACAACTCCGGAGGCGACGCCGGGCATTCACACGAACACACGCACGGCGATGGCCACGACCACCCGCACAGCCATTCTCACGAACACACGCACGACGACGGCCACGACCACACCCCCGCTGAGGGCCACGGCCCGAGCCGAACGTACGCCGAGGTCGTCGAACTCGTCGAGGAGATGGACCTCCCGAAGGCCGTCAGAACGGACGCGCTGGCGATATTCGAGATACTCGGCGAGGCCGAGGCGTCGGTCCACGGGACGGACCTCGACGACACGCACTTCCACGAGGTCGGGGCCGACGACGCCATCGCCGACATCGTCGGGGCTTGCCTCCTGCTCGATGACCTCGACGCCGAGCGGGTCGTGACGACGCCGCTGGCGACGGGCGGCGGGAGCGTGGAGATGAGCCATGGCACCTACCCGGTCCCGACTCCCGCGGTAGTCGAGATCGCCGAGCGGGCCGACTGGTCGCTGCAAGGCGGCCCTATCGACAGGGAACTCCTGACGCCGACCGGCGCGGCGATTCTCGCCCACGTCGCGGACGGCACCGAGTCGCTGCCGTCGCTCGACATCGACGCGTCGGGCTACGGCGCTGGCGGGTGGGACCTCGACGACCGCCCCAACGTCCTGCGGGCGATGGTCGGCGACGGCGCGGGGCGGCTCCGTCGCGACGAAATCACGGTCCTCGAAACGAACGTCGACGACGTCCCGCCCGAGGTGCTCGGCGACCTCCAGCGCTCGCTTGCAGAGGTCGGCGCACGCGACGTGTCGATAGTGCCGACGACGATGAAGAAGTCCCGGCCCGGCCACATCGTCAAAGTCATCTGCAGACCGGAAGACGCTGAGCGGGTCGCGCGTCGCCTCGCTGAAGCGACCGGGACGCTCGGCGTACGCGAGTCCGGGGCCGGCCACCGCTGGGTCGCCGACCGGGAGTACGAGACGGTTGTGGTCTCCGTCGACGGCGAGGAGTTCGAGGTCACGGTCAAGATCGCAAGCGACACCGACGGCACGGTGTTCGACGTGAGCACGGAGTACGACGACGCCGCGGCCGTCGCGGACGCGACCGGCCTTCCCGTTCGTGAAGTGATGCAACGGGCCGAGCGGATGGTTTCGCGTTAA
- the radB gene encoding DNA repair and recombination protein RadB, with amino-acid sequence MSEYVPTGCDAIDDLLGGGLERGAVTQVYGPPAAGKTNFALSAVMEVAAAGDAALYIDTEGLSADRMEQVAKGRARGTAQTVDDLAGRLIITEALDYDEQAEAVQDAAEFAAEVELIVLDSATGFYRLRRDDEDGGETLRDVARQITHLLSLARKHDIAVLYTNQVFTDPDSDRSTALGGHTLNHWSGAIVRLDRFRGGNRRATLEKHRAKPAGDTAQFRITDAGLVGDDTPETPK; translated from the coding sequence GTGAGCGAGTACGTCCCGACCGGGTGTGATGCAATCGACGACCTCCTGGGTGGTGGGCTGGAGCGCGGCGCGGTCACGCAGGTGTACGGCCCGCCAGCGGCCGGGAAGACTAACTTCGCCCTCTCGGCGGTGATGGAAGTCGCCGCCGCAGGCGACGCGGCGCTGTACATCGACACTGAGGGCCTCTCGGCCGACCGCATGGAGCAGGTCGCCAAAGGTCGCGCACGCGGGACGGCCCAGACGGTGGACGACCTCGCTGGCCGACTCATCATCACCGAGGCGCTGGACTACGACGAGCAGGCCGAGGCTGTCCAGGACGCCGCCGAGTTCGCCGCCGAGGTCGAACTCATCGTGCTGGACAGCGCAACCGGGTTCTATCGGCTCCGCCGGGACGACGAGGACGGCGGCGAGACGCTGCGGGACGTGGCCCGCCAAATAACCCATCTGCTCTCGCTGGCCCGCAAACACGACATCGCCGTCCTGTACACGAACCAGGTGTTCACTGACCCGGACAGCGACCGCTCGACGGCGCTGGGCGGCCATACCCTCAATCACTGGTCGGGCGCAATCGTCCGCCTGGATCGGTTCCGCGGCGGCAACCGCCGCGCCACCCTGGAGAAACACCGCGCCAAACCGGCCGGCGACACGGCCCAGTTCCGTATCACCGATGCAGGACTCGTGGGCGACGACACACCCGAGACGCCGAAGTAG
- the phoU gene encoding phosphate signaling complex protein PhoU codes for MPRDSYQEGLNSLREDVLYMSEIVLERLRLGLDALEQKDEEMAREVIEGDHEINQLYLDLEQDCIDLLALQQPVASDLRFIAASFKIITDLERIGDLATNLGEYSLTAERDVYPEVDIQDVADVTIEMVENAMEAYGDENADQCYAIADIDDEVDERCEAASETVVRDLIEREIDADSSEEEIEQLMADVSRLLLTIRDIERVGDHAVNIAARTLYMVENDDDLIY; via the coding sequence ATGCCACGCGATTCCTATCAGGAGGGACTGAACTCGCTCCGCGAGGACGTCCTCTATATGTCAGAGATCGTTCTCGAGCGGCTCCGGCTCGGTCTGGATGCACTCGAACAGAAAGACGAGGAGATGGCCCGGGAGGTCATCGAAGGCGACCACGAGATCAATCAGCTGTATCTCGACCTCGAACAGGACTGTATCGACCTGCTGGCGCTGCAACAGCCGGTCGCGTCCGACCTCCGCTTCATCGCCGCGTCGTTCAAGATCATCACTGACCTCGAACGCATCGGCGACCTCGCCACGAACCTCGGCGAGTACTCGCTCACTGCTGAACGCGACGTGTACCCCGAGGTCGACATTCAGGACGTCGCCGATGTGACGATCGAGATGGTCGAAAACGCCATGGAGGCCTACGGCGACGAGAACGCCGACCAGTGCTACGCTATCGCCGACATCGACGACGAGGTCGACGAGCGCTGTGAGGCCGCCTCCGAGACGGTCGTGCGCGACCTCATCGAGCGTGAGATCGACGCCGACTCCAGCGAGGAAGAAATCGAGCAGCTGATGGCCGACGTGTCCCGCCTCCTGCTGACGATTCGGGACATCGAGCGGGTCGGGGACCACGCTGTCAATATTGCCGCGCGGACGCTGTACATGGTCGAGAACGACGACGACCTCATCTACTGA
- the trkA gene encoding Trk system potassium transporter TrkA, with the protein MYIVIVGAGEVGSNIAESLAESHEVAVVDIDPDRVEALMYEADVLGVEGDGAELDTLAEAGIEKADVLIASTDDDETNIVTCGTAVTAADPFTISRVKSAKFLRTWEKSEGAFGVDHMVATNLLTAENIARVIGLPGARDVETFVDGQVQMGEFEVRESSPITDLTVAEADRYESLTFAAVLRDDEVIIPRGETVIKAGDDLVVIGSRESVRLFATEIAPESKTTQNVLIVGGSDVGYHTARLLQDRGIKPRLIEKNHDRARELAEDLQGTTVLESDATDSEFLEREHVSDADAVVATLDSDEKNLLVTLLAKRLGAERTVAVVNSGEYVDLFEAVGVDVAVNPRETTAEEITRFTREYDATKVAIIESDRAEVLEIEISADSVLAGRPIQESVQELPTGVVIGAISRGGELVIPRGDTVIEPGDHVVVFVDAHCLEAVNDKL; encoded by the coding sequence GTGTATATCGTAATCGTCGGCGCGGGCGAGGTCGGTTCGAACATCGCCGAGAGCCTCGCCGAAAGCCACGAAGTCGCCGTCGTAGATATCGACCCTGACCGCGTGGAGGCCCTGATGTACGAGGCCGACGTCCTCGGCGTCGAAGGGGATGGCGCGGAACTCGACACGCTCGCGGAGGCCGGTATCGAGAAAGCCGACGTTCTCATCGCCAGTACCGACGACGACGAGACGAACATCGTCACCTGTGGGACGGCAGTAACGGCGGCTGATCCGTTCACCATTTCCCGCGTCAAGAGCGCGAAGTTCCTCCGGACCTGGGAGAAGTCAGAGGGGGCCTTCGGTGTGGACCACATGGTTGCGACGAACCTGCTCACTGCGGAAAACATCGCCCGTGTCATCGGGCTCCCCGGCGCGCGCGATGTCGAAACGTTCGTTGACGGACAGGTCCAGATGGGGGAGTTCGAGGTTCGCGAATCCAGTCCTATCACGGACCTGACCGTCGCGGAGGCTGACCGCTACGAATCTCTGACCTTCGCTGCCGTACTGCGCGACGACGAAGTCATTATCCCGCGCGGGGAGACGGTGATCAAAGCCGGTGACGATCTCGTCGTCATCGGCAGCCGCGAGAGCGTGCGTCTGTTCGCGACTGAAATCGCGCCGGAGTCAAAGACAACCCAGAACGTCCTCATCGTCGGCGGGAGCGACGTCGGCTATCACACTGCGCGACTGCTTCAGGATCGAGGGATCAAGCCCCGGCTTATCGAAAAGAACCACGATAGGGCACGCGAACTCGCGGAGGACCTGCAGGGGACCACCGTGCTTGAGAGTGATGCAACGGATAGCGAGTTCCTCGAGCGCGAACACGTCTCAGACGCCGACGCCGTGGTTGCGACGCTCGACAGCGACGAAAAGAACCTTCTGGTGACGCTGCTGGCCAAGCGACTCGGTGCGGAGCGAACCGTCGCCGTCGTCAACTCCGGCGAGTACGTCGACCTGTTCGAGGCCGTCGGCGTCGACGTGGCCGTCAATCCCCGCGAGACGACCGCCGAGGAGATCACGCGGTTCACCCGGGAGTACGACGCGACGAAGGTCGCCATCATCGAATCCGACCGCGCCGAGGTGCTGGAAATCGAGATCTCCGCCGACAGCGTCCTCGCCGGGCGGCCGATCCAGGAATCGGTGCAGGAACTGCCGACCGGCGTGGTCATCGGGGCCATCAGCCGCGGCGGCGAACTGGTCATCCCCCGTGGTGACACCGTCATCGAACCCGGCGATCACGTCGTGGTGTTCGTCGACGCCCACTGCTTGGAAGCGGTCAACGACAAACTGTAG
- a CDS encoding DUF7344 domain-containing protein has product MSIAETTSDPTTTEAEESATEESSSSESTSGDELTRDDLFHVLQCRRRRLVLKYLHEHPGDEPADMSDIAEHIAALEHDTTVDSLRSKQRQRVYIALYQSHLPKMDDAGVINYNQDRGLVEATALADSFDGYLDEEPSLLSTPDAESTPSAESVIDHDRTGAHTSADERWSGRYLGTACATLITVGGLALSGVTVPGIAVALVVSVVFVALAMSHRLSLSAPQSLADRLRAALDTEK; this is encoded by the coding sequence ATGTCCATAGCTGAAACGACTTCCGACCCCACGACAACTGAGGCCGAGGAGTCCGCGACAGAGGAGTCGTCGTCTTCGGAGTCCACATCGGGCGACGAACTCACCCGCGACGACCTCTTCCACGTCCTCCAGTGTCGTCGCCGCCGCCTGGTCCTCAAGTACCTCCACGAACACCCCGGCGACGAGCCGGCCGATATGAGCGACATCGCAGAACACATCGCGGCACTGGAACACGACACGACGGTCGATTCGCTCCGCTCGAAACAGCGTCAGCGCGTCTACATCGCGCTGTACCAGTCCCACCTCCCGAAGATGGACGACGCAGGCGTCATCAACTACAATCAGGACCGCGGACTCGTCGAAGCGACCGCACTCGCGGACTCCTTCGACGGGTATCTCGACGAGGAACCATCGCTCCTGTCGACGCCGGACGCGGAGTCGACGCCGTCGGCTGAGTCCGTCATCGATCACGACCGGACAGGTGCTCACACCTCGGCCGATGAGCGGTGGTCAGGTCGGTATCTCGGGACCGCGTGTGCCACACTGATTACCGTCGGCGGACTCGCACTTAGCGGGGTCACAGTGCCGGGCATCGCCGTCGCGCTCGTCGTGAGCGTGGTGTTTGTAGCACTGGCGATGAGCCATCGGCTCTCACTGTCGGCACCACAGTCACTTGCTGACCGTCTGCGGGCCGCTCTCGATACGGAGAAATAA